The sequence below is a genomic window from Dermacentor albipictus isolate Rhodes 1998 colony chromosome 2, USDA_Dalb.pri_finalv2, whole genome shotgun sequence.
accaggtggctgcaccgtgaagaccattcacatttgcgcttctccTCATCCTGTGAAACGGCACGGCCAAACGGCCAGGCCGTGTCCCCTCGCTTGCATTTACCCTAATACCAGACTTGCGAAatgctattgtggtagtaatcctccagtTAAGGGACGGCCGCAAACATGCAAATTCTGGCGgcgatcggatagcgacagtcagatgcgctgcagccagtccgctcgtctgctgccttgcagagggacacgatgtcgcagcttgacatattgccagtcgctacgcttgcagcccacaacgcaacaaaggcgTTGCGTTATAGAagcaaagtaactaacattccaactactacaaacatcatttgttcaccataaacatggaaaaattatcgatgacgtgccctgggcagccaatgggATAGCTCGCCGTACTGACGTCAATTGAGTAATTTACGTCATATGGGGAGGGGGGGCTCAAAATTCCGcagagcagtgtgctgcgatcggcagcgacgtatgtttttaaaaccttacaataaattacacactttactcagagcacttagatgcatcaattaatgatcagaagggcctACTCCAccaactcagtacgtttgtacaaaattattttagggtccctttaaggccTGTCATTCTTTTTACCCTCTTTGATATTGTTTCCTCTCTCTTTCCCCCCTTTTCACTTCCTCTTCCATATTATTCTTTAATATTGTTTCACAGTAATAGGGCACAACAATGGACGTTATAGCTGGTGACAGCCAATAAACAGTGTGATCAGGGGAATGCACAAAACGCAGATCTGGTAAATAGGAACATGCGAGTACATGGCTGACAGTACCACCCACGCTGTCTGCTGATAGCCATTGGTGCTAACCACTGACACTACCAGTGAGAGTATGAGTGGGTGCTGGGATaactgcctgtctgtctgtgtggGCAGTATCCATCTTACCAAGGACATGAGTCGTGGTCCTTATGGGGGAGGTCATTTATCCCAAGATTGAGGTACCCACTTGTGCAGCTTTCGATGGCAATAGCTTGTGGCTGATGGTTGGTTATCGCTTGCACCATGGAATCGAGTCAACATGTGACTATATTTACACCCACATACAATATGAATGTAGCCCAAGGACAGGCATTCAACTTTAATAGTACATATTCGTAACCACACTGCTGTTTATCATTAGAAGGAACAGATGGTCCTACTGGACATGCGTTCCCATATTGCTATTAACTGATCTGAGCTCTGTACACATCCCTCTGCATCATGTTGTCTGCTCCGACTCAAGCTAAGTATTGAGTGTGATCTCGGGTGCCAGGGTGCATTTCGTAGCTTGGGCTCCTGCACTAGGCTCTTGTGGAATGAAGCACACCTGGAAACCCAGTAGCACATTCTTGAAGGGACCACATGAAAAGAATGTGAAACCCAGGAGGCTGGCACTAGAATGTAGGAGTCTTTGGATCCTGACTGCATTAACACAATGTAGCACATGGAAAATTCAAGAACAGTGAATGTACCAGCCAGGTTTGACTGCATGTGCTTCTAGGCACTTGCAAGTATAAGGCACTCCTACATTACATTTAATTAGATTTGTATGTTCTCAGATGAATAAAACAATTTATAGATGTAACTTTTTCCTTTCTGCAGCTAAGGAACATACCATTATTGCATAATTTAAAGCAATAATGATTTATACAGAGCGGTATTGCAGCAGTGTTGCACCAGCATGGACACCTGTGCATAGACACACATATAGACACAAGAACACACACTGTCACTGTCTTCTCAAAACCTTGCCATAAGAAAATGTATTGATGTTAATAAACAAAATCATGTATAGCATGACCATTTAGCCACATGAACGTCTCACCTTTCTTGGGTGATCACGTGACCGATACGAGGTGACATTTGGGAAGCTGTGAGGGGCCCAAATCGAAACCGAGTGCATCGTGACTGCAAAGCTGGTATGATCTTGGAGAGGTAGTTGCAGATGAGGCAGAACCGGGCATTTTCCGTAAACTTCTCTATCACTGATCACAAAATTAAAGAAGCAGAAGGAAAAAAGCAGAAGGCAGTCAACAAATCGTACTTTCCCAACAAAAGTTTGTGCAATTATTAAATGGTCCTCGATGGTTTGGACACACTTCGTAGATGTGCAGGGTACAGCTACAGCAAAACATTCgcgccacaatttaagtgaagcgtgtcatattaagagagctacggacaatcataagttaccctcctccttggccatgcttttcctccttcaATCATTCGCTGAGTGATTGGGGCTAAGCACTGCCTTCACTGGATCTGTGTCATGATGTGACGTGTTGTCGACTTGTGGTTGTCTTTGAGCCAGTGCGCGAAGCCGCTCCAACCTCTCCACAAGCTGCCTGGCCGTCGAACTCCCGCGAAAGCTACCCAAGCAGCATGCAttgcaagcattctgtcgcagcaccgagcatgtctggtattccggtataTGCAGGCAAACTACACTTTTTGCAAACTAAAGTCCCTCTGTACTACTACCACAGTGATGAAGAGGACTTAGTGTAAACGTGAGCATCCCGCACAGtgtagccacctggtggtgcagagcttaaccagccaaacacagtGACagtattgctgtaaccaagtgtaaaacatttaaaTAGACAACATGTTCACGATTGCACCCCTGCTGAATAGTCACACCAGCAGTAAAGTAGAACACACTTGGCCACTGCTATATTAGCTCTCTATATGTTCGCTTGAGGAGCTTCACTGCATCACTTAATgatcaggagagagagagaaacaagctttaatgatatacTGGAGATGTTAGCCTAAACCCTAACAACTTAGTATGTTCGTACAAGattgtcaaaattgtttcagggtcctttTAACTAAATGTATTAAAGAAAACACTTGTTTTTTTAAGTTCATCATAACATACCAACagtaagtttcctgctttatgatttgttggaaaaagaaaagcacacttcTTACTGTTGTATACTCACCTCGACGTAATGCATTTTGTGCATCATTTGTCATAGCGTCAGCTTCATCAAGCACAATCAGCTTGAAACCAGAGCTGAAAAGCAAGCATACCTTAGAGACATGGGAAGCCAAAAGAAAACATATACGTGGTGGCCTTTTGCTCGCAATGAAATGAATTGAACTAAGAGTGAACTTACTTGAATATTGTTTTTGTGCTTGCAAAGCTCAAGATCTCCCCACGGACAATACCAATTCCTCTGTCATCTGATGCATTGAGCTAAATTAAAAGTAAGTTGGTCATATTAAATTCTTTCAAGATTAAAGCAGCAACAAAGAAAGAGCAGatccttgtattgtatttttTTGATACAGGATACCCAAAGTTATCTTCAAAGCATTCACTTTGAAACTGAGATTGTGACAGAAGCCAGTCTGTTCGGGAAGGATTACAACAATTAAAAAGGAAGTGTGTAGACCACAATAGAAAATGCAGGAAATACAATCTTTGGTTAATTGTTATTCTGTGGTTGGGGTCCCCATTACTTAATGTTAAGCATCACATTGTATGGATTATGCATTTCAGGTTGCCTATGTAGAGTTCTGCCACATACGAACGGTGGCACACGAATTCTGTGATGTTTCCAAGCCCATGCAAATAAAGAATGCAGAAAACCAAAGCAGTTCTCAGAATGCCAATGCAATCCCAGACAAAATGAAATCAACCAGAAACATGCAATTAAAGCCAGCAGCACATAAAACGAATAGCCATTATATATGGACTGAGCTAAGAAAACTTCTGTGATTTCAGTGGGGCTTTGAACATACTGTTTAAGATAGCACACTGTATATTTGTAAATATATGACCAGTACCTGCACAAAGTTCAGCCATCAGCAGTGAAAATGTAGCCCTGTCAAAATTAAACTGTGAAAAATGCAACATAAATGACAACACAGAAACTATAACACATGATAATTTAGCTGTTAAACATAAAATAGAAAGCTGAAATCTGTGCTTGCTTCTTCCGTGGGACAGTTCAGGTGTTCATTGAAAAGTGAGACAGTTAAGATGCCTGCAAACTTTTACTTTATGACAATagcttactactactactactacaactattgctactactactactgtttTTTTCTCTGGCGGGTGGCAACGTGAATGTCTTCAGGATAAGTACATGCAGAGGACAGTGAGTGTAGCACCTGTGGTGTCCGGTTTTGTGTTTGTTTTTAGTTACACTACAATGGCTTCATCAAGAGGGCAGCAATATGTAGTGGATGAAATTGTCCAGCAGCAAAACCAACACTGATGCACATTCAGTAAACACTTTACTTAAACATGAGCTTTTGCTTCTTAAGTGGGACTtcacaatttcatttcattttatgcCTGAAGTTCCCAAGAAAACACTACTTAAAATGGTATAAGTTTATCTATGTATCAAATATGCTTAATACAATGGCATCACTATGTATGGTTTACCCTGCAATATAGTCAGCTGAGAATGATCATGCGTGCGAATCAGCATGATCATGCGAATGATCATGCTGGAAGTGAAAACACTGAGTAAAAGAGTGTATCTGTAGCAGTAATATATACAAAGCAGACCCAACAGAAGTGCAAACCAAGCTACTTGGTGAATGCTCATCCAGACGACAAAGGGACATGCATGACAAGCATCTCACTCTGATCTAAAAATGTTACTGGCAGCTCAAAATGTGTGTGTGTCACACACAGCAAGAACGCTGTGACATGCTGATTGTCTTGAGTGTTCTCTTCATTTCCTTGTACTTTTTGTccattaaaaaataaaacaatttgaaaTGGGTGAAAAAGGTGACACAGTTAGTAAAAAGTGCTGATGCCAGTTGGTTCACAAAGTAGACCCAACATTGGGTTGGGCATACTTTTTTAAAATATGTAAAGATTCACTGTACTGAAGTTTGAAAACACTACTACATTCATAATTTCACCTCATTCCATCCCTTGATCACATCAGCAACATTTTGGTCTTAACTATCATTCACTTACCCCGCATTGCGTACTTCACTCGTCTATGCATGCCACGCAAACACCTCCCATTCCTTTTTGGACAATTTTAGTACTCAAGGACACAACGTCTAGCTCGAGAGCACGCGGCAACCGTCTGCAGAACAGTCCAGCGATATCAATCACATAGCCCACCTCAAGTACTTTGGAGCTAAATTCTCTGGGACTGTAGATCTGCTGGGCGCATGCCAGTATGGTAGATGTTTTGCCTGTCCCCGGAGGCCCATAGAATAATAAGTGCGGCAGCTTGTCTTCTTTTATAAACCTCCCAACTGCAATAAAGAGGGGGTCAACGTGACACAGGGCCGAGAATGGGAGCCGGGGATCATCAGCTTATTTGCTCCCAGCGCACCAATACACACAGCACATCCGAATCAATTGCAACAGGTGCTCAATTAACTAAAGCATCTAAAAGTGGATACATGGAACGATCTGTAATACAATTACCCACTTGTGCTAATTATGTCTTCGTGTGCGATTAAGTCGTCCAGTTTTTGAGGCCTGTACTTCTCGACCCTGCAGAACCAAAAAAGCGAACCTATCAGCTTTATTTGCTCTTGTCATACGTAAACTAAAACAACACAATTAGCAACGAAACATGCACTAAAATATACAAACCATGGCAAGTTTGTCGTAGAAGCACTCATTTCCGCGCGCAAACTTGGCGATCATTGGCGAGTGAGAAAGCGCATCGGAAGCGTGAAGTGTGCGGCGTTATGAAGCAGGTAAAGCGCAAGTCAACAAATTTAAGAGTAATAAGCACATAATTAAACTTATTGTAGcagtgaataaataaaatttattgtttATACCCATAACGTTTACGCTTAACATGatgcctaactattttttttttaatttgcactttCCCTTACGGCCGCAAGACGGCACGAAATACAAGATGGCCGCGCCCATGAGCACAATGTTACGCAGAATGTGAGACCGCCCGTGAGTTTAGACGAAACCGGAATGGTGCTCCTTTGCTTGCACAATTGTCAAACTTTGTTAAAGCAGCGTGTAAGAAACAGGACAAATTAGTTAATTTCTTTTGTCTTTATTCTGCTTACTCTGGTGACCCCCGTAAGAGGATTATCGCCGGCCGGCGATGTCTGCTGAGGAATTGCAAGCTGTAAGTTGCGTTGCTCAAATAGATCGTCACCACTGGTGCAAGGAGACAGACTCTTGTCGTTTTACTGTTACAGGAAGAGGTAGAGGTTCTGCTTTCTATATATGATGGTGACGATAACTTTAAGAAGCTATCTGATGCGGTGTACCAGTACAAAGTGAGTAACCCCTCTGTTTATACATATTGCCGTTTTGTCGTTCTTGTAaattattttgctttctttttcgtaCTTCTGAAACTGCAGATTGGCGATCATGGCACCCACAAGTCATTTCTCATTGAAATAAGTTGGCCTGAGAAGTACCCAAACGTGCCTCCAATTTTTAACATGGACACCTTCTACAACAAACACATGTAAGTTAGCTTCATTCAGAGCTAATGAATGTCGATGCCCCCGTTTGAACTGGACGTACCTTAAACATTTTTGTGACGCGCTATGATTTCCATATTGCCGATCTAATTTGTAGGGTGTTTGGCTCTCAGCCATGCCTCATCCAAAATTTGTTTCACATCTGCTGTAATGCTTACGTTATCCTACGCTTTTTGCAGAATTCGTGAGGTCAAGGAACGAGTTGTAGCAGCACTGAAAGAACAGGTAAGTCTTAGatgcattaaaaaagaaatcgtagTGCagctttctcgttttcttttttcttctccatcttcttctgtcccttttttttctactttgagtgcactaaaaaaaattgccgcaATTGCACTTAATGTAACGGTAGTGTTGCGAATAAGCTGCTATTTGAACTTTTTGACTTATCGGACAGTTCTATGAAGAGTTCATCTTAATGGAGCTCTCTAGTGTACAGCTGTTTCTAATAGTGGTAGAGTTAGATGCCAATACTGCTAGAGGCGAAAGAATGCTTTTGTTCACTCGCCTATGTGTGCTACTGGATCTGGTATGTCGCTGTGGCCGTGTTTTCGAATAGCCATGCTGACTGTGACCAAACTGTTGCACTGTTTGATGCCCAACAAAGGCTCGTGTATTTGCACATATTATTTCATGTTACAGCTCTCCCACTGTCCATTCTGTCATTGCACTCAACCACAGTGGAGAGTTGCTAGTGGAAAGCTCACTAAATCACGTAACACAAAAGAAGAGGAACACACAGACACACTTGCACTTTCCACTAGCAAGTATGCCATACCTAATCACCTAAACTTCAACTTTATTTAGTACATTTGAGAAAAAAATAGGCTCCTGAGTTTACCTTCTTTACCCCTGCTGTCTCCTTCTCTCTAGGCAGAGTTGGAACTGGGGACACCTATGACATACACACTTCTTGAATGGATCAAGGAGCACGCAGAGGAGCTCACAGATAAACAGCCAGAGATGGTAGCAGCTACAGAAGCCGAAGAAGAACAGCCAAAGGTTGTTTCATCTTTGTCACTTTTATCCTGTACATAGTGTGCGTAGTACATATTTTACTTGCTCCCATGCCTgctgtggtggctcagtggcagtGACGTTCTGTTGCTTAGCATGAGGTCACAGGTTTGGTTATcagccatggtggctgcattcTGATTATGGCAGCATTCGAAAACCCTTGTGTGCTCTGccttgggtgcatgttaaaaaactgagtggtcaaaattaatctggagccctctaAAATGGTGCCCCTCATAGTCCCTGCATTGATTTGGATGTTAAACTACacctaatatttatttatttatttatttatagtgtTTTGAAAACATACAGTACACTTGAGAGGAAATGGCAAGCGAGGCacaagctggcaactgccaccgagaggggcgcTATGCCTGCCTattcttcagaaaggaggagacagaaacatagaaatggaatatgggaagaaagaaagcagcagaGAACAAGATGACAGATCATAAAGAGTAAAGCAgaacaatgaaaaaaattaaagtatGGCATACCACTGCAGGTCGCGCTACTAGAAGAAGGTTAAAAATTAGAAAAAATAATGCCTGAGGTAATGTCGTTCGGAAACAAAATGAAATAAGCTACAAACGGGAACTTGAGCTTATTTCATCTGTAAAAGTAAGCAGAGCACGGTGAGCTTGATCGCGATGagatgcacaaccactggggCACAAACATTTATTTGGTGTCATACGCCACTGGGCCAAGGAAGTAATATTCCCTCTCTAGCAACATTTGCTGCACAATGAAAGTGGGACATTCCATATCATATGCTGAAGTGTTGCAGCATCCATAAGCCATACATGTCGAACTGTCCACACGTCCTTGTCAGCGTAAACACCTATCAGCCAGTCCACTTACTGCCATGCATTGCTGGCACGACAAGTTCAGTGACACTAAGCGCATTTCATCTGGTGCTATGAGCCATGTGAGCACCTAGCTGTGTTCACTACATGTAGTAATAAGGAAGACATTTCACAGCAAAGCTGTGAGCCTCTAGTTGATCATGATTTTTCATGTCTGCATGCGCAGTGCTCACAAAAAATGTTGTCTGATCCCGGAGACAGTGAAATAAAGCAAGGAGTGCCCAGTGTGCTGCTTTCAAAGAGGCAtcacgtgatgccatcaggtgaCACCATCACTTGGCAAAGACATCATCGCATGATGTCACATTTGATGTGATGACATCATCAGATTATGTCATCAGGTGACATCATCACATAACGAAGCCATTATTCTTGTATATTCTAATTACAATccaaagctatcatgtctgcagtaTGTGCGTGAGTCGTACTTTATGAATTTTCTGATTCACTTTACTTtgggaaattcaattagttcaataacgcacttgcgcttggcggaggacCTAGGAGAATGATGATGTGTGCTGCACTTATGCACATGTGCGTGCGGGATGTATGTGTGCACACATTGTATTTGTCCTTGATGCGTGGGCACTCTGTCCATTGCGTCTGTCGCACAGTGTGTGCTGCAGCCATAATCAACATTATGGCAAGCACTGCCCAAAAACATAACCGCCGCCTAGTGGCcgcggccactcagacagacttcaaatggcagctggaaaagggcctTGTCTTTGAGTTTCCGTATAACAGAAATatcttttctcgtatattcgaattacaatctgaCATTaacatgtctgcagcttgtgtgtagtTTGTACTGCACGAATGCTGACACAATTTACTTCGAAAAATTGAATTAGTTCATCAAGGCGCTTGCAAGAAGCATATATGCTGCACTTCTGCAGATGTGCGTGCGCACATGATATATGTCGCTTGTGGTGGTGATGCTTGTCTAACTTCAGACGTGCTTGTCTAaagtcggcaacagcttcgctatacatccactttcacagggtggaatggaggtgaATTGAATTTTAGCAACCCTACTGT
It includes:
- the RfC3 gene encoding replication factor C subunit 5, with amino-acid sequence MSASTTNLPWVEKYRPQKLDDLIAHEDIISTIGRFIKEDKLPHLLFYGPPGTGKTSTILACAQQIYSPREFSSKVLELNASDDRGIGIVRGEILSFASTKTIFNSGFKLIVLDEADAMTNDAQNALRRVIEKFTENARFCLICNYLSKIIPALQSRCTRFRFGPLTASQMSPRIGHVITQERLTVTADGKKALMDLAQGDMRKALNILQSTSMAFDEVNETNVYLCVGHPLKEDISDIVSTLLNEDFAFSYNHINKLKVAKGLALQDVLTQVHLYVHRVELPDKVKMYLIDKMAEIEYRLAAGTSEKIQLSSLISAFQVARQLAT
- the LOC135898510 gene encoding RWD domain-containing protein 4 → MSAEELQAEEVEVLLSIYDGDDNFKKLSDAVYQYKIGDHGTHKSFLIEISWPEKYPNVPPIFNMDTFYNKHIIREVKERVVAALKEQAELELGTPMTYTLLEWIKEHAEELTDKQPEMVAATEAEEEQPKEPQISPKKELKQPKLSKNQKRKLAGRVLPTGELPRGHDWVDVVKHLTQTGSAAS